A stretch of DNA from Pectinophora gossypiella chromosome 23, ilPecGoss1.1, whole genome shotgun sequence:
TGCGCATCTCTCTCAGTTCATCCTTCTCTCTCATCGCCTTAGTGCGCAGCATTTGACTCCTTTCCGccgcttcgatcctgaaataatatacaatacaatgatgctgattcctgtacacaccatctaattttattttgttatacctgtcaaattggaaatgtccttagaaaaggttcagtaacatctactctgaaccggcgtgcgaaaACGACTGACGAAGCAACAGAAGTATAGATAAgtaggattgaagcaaatggagttccatagtctctgcttaccctacgTATGTAcatacgtatgtatgtaaaaaggcAACAAAGATCCAGTGGGTtagtaattaaaagaaaaacttgGTCTAAaagttagtaagtacttaccaactAACATGGATTTGATCCTTTGTGTAAGAACTTCTGTtcaagttctgatgtgctacgtgaaacGGGTATATTTCGAACACGAGTTgaaggcgagcgattcaaaaatgaGGCCAGGATATAGGATAGGGGTAaataatattggccccgattcctgcagtatgtatgtacaaacctTAATTGTTGTTCTCGTTTGATCTCCTCAGGCGATAGCGCGTAGAAGGATGGCGGTAGTTGCATCTTGGCAGCGGCTTGTGAAGGCAGCAGCACTTGAAGGTTCCTGTCTAACTCCAGTTGAATAGGCTCTGCTGTTCTCAGTGCCTCTATCAGTGACTGAAAGAAGACAtaagcctaggttacacagtgcgagctaacatgcgagctgaccgagtcagctattgaggtgcagctactacgcacgtgtgaccgcatcatacgagttactgtcatgtgcgagtgggacagttgctcgcgttcgagttacttcaaaattttttgtttttactcgctacttgccttcccccaccacaccactcgcacgccgctcggtcgtcaactcgcgcgattttgcgaaatgacagtagctggtacgctcgggcccacgccgggtacagtgtttcttgtttgggcgacatgatacaaacgaattatacgagtacacaggcacagtagctgtctattatcacatcagctgctcgcaTTGTGTAACCTAACGTATAAGCTTACGAGTATATAACCTAAACTCAAGTCTTTtctattcagggtgttagtgacaccgtatatctactgagggggatgactcacttcagattctgagttaatatcaagtcttctatcgtgtgggttatgaggtggattaccaaacccatcaaccctggtgtcagggttactattgagccctgacatggctcatgtaactactactaacttacatcagtaagtagtatccgggatcaacggcttaacgttccgaagcacggatcatcttttttcagacaatcaagtgatcagcctgtaatgtcctataaccaaactagggatcacaaagtgattttcgtgatgtgtccccaccgggatttcaacccgggacctccggatcgtgagcctgacgctcaaaccactggaccacggaggccgttaaatatcaagtggaattctccgtcaCAAAATCCATGATATTTTTGGGATTttttaatactattgtattaaccTATCGACTATTTAGATACCctataggtactatttttttaattcgacaATCTATCGATAGGTCACACTATTATAAACTGTTTCTTAAATTTATCAAACTGTACTCACGGTCAAACTCTCAATAGAAGGCACGTTAGCGGCGTCGAAGACTAAGTAATCCTCATCGACGCCCTCTGCGTTGGCAATCTTTTGTTGTGTGAACCCTGCTGCTAGAAGCAGCTCCATCGCTCCTTCTATGGGTTGTACTCGCTCGCAGAACGCCCTAGAAGCAATTGGTACTTTATAcaggtgctagtgacatcgtaacgaaaactttaaaggatgattcagactatgattctgagttgatgtcaagtggaattttccgtcgcaaaagtatagaactgaaaatatttaaaaaataaaaaacaatttttttagtgaatcatggtctgaatcatcctagtatttgttacggtgtcagtaaTACCCATTTGTACgggttgtaagtgacatcgtaatgaatactgagagagatgatttAGCTCAGTATTCTAAATTagtataaagtggaattttccatcgcaaaagcatataattaaaaaagaacttaaaaaagtcatgaattttgcgacggaaaattccacttgatattaactcagaatcatggtctgaatccgtCTCCCTTAGTCCTTAGTTATTACGTAAGAGTAATATAAAGTTCCAATTATAGCAGAGAACCAGTTTCCAATCGATTATCCGAACGTAAGTTTGTGCTTAGGCAAAGTCACAAAGATAAAAATGTTGATTTGAaattcttgtcaagccgggacgagagtgttaaccattacaccatcgGGTTCTTTATCATGTCCATGCGAAAACCTCACCTGTTAGACATTCTAATCTTCTGATACTTCTCCTCTTCGGGATAAGTGACAATGTTTTCTAGATACTTGCATAGCGTCTCCACACACGTGTCCACCTGCGAAATAACACTTGTACAAATATATACGTAGATGTGTCCTGTCTACATCACTCACTTGTTCaaatattcaacaaaatatgCTCAcggctacatccatcgcaagatgaactaagtacccacgcctcaccgagctttatgttagaccaacgtggtaggtaaACTAATTAcaacgcaaaagggggcggctcaagaagacctggcgacgctcggttaatcgagagttgaaaactcggcatgtcatgggagcaagttacatgggctgcaaaagatcgcgaggagtggaaatctgttattcgagccctacaataaatatataaaaggctTAGAAGACGAAGAACGTGGTAGGTGGtcgaatattattaattaataacacaAGCTACTCAATGGTGCTGATacatcttattttaagttatacctgttatttcttaatccgtcgaaaaggaaataGACGGATGataattgttaattaaaaaaatatcccgAAATGAGAACCTCCTACTTTTTTGAATTCGGttaaaaatgaatgagtaaatgaaacAATAGGCCGGAAAGAAACAAATAGGAATAGAGACCTCGTTGGTTACTTGTTTAGTTTTCCTGATATGTATTCATTATTTAATAGTTAACTAATGAACATTCTATCACCAGTTAACGGTCAACCTTAagaatacaatggtgctaattcctgtaaataccatctaattttattttaagttatatctgtcattttcttatccgccgaaaaggaaagggacgggtaattgacaagcataaaatttatggaacacacgtcaattttaagcacaaatctaaaccaaccgtctaaaaattttacatcagtcaataacccgacacattcatttactcattctttctaaaattaagagctgtgaatcatccgtccctttccttttcgacggatatgaaaatgacggatataacttaaaataaaattaggcggtgtttgcaggaatcggggccaatactaatatacagggtgttagtgacatcgtaacgaaaaaaaaaatggaacgcctattttattgtactaaaaatgatggtgggtgtttttcttgtcgcaaatgtttaattaagattttcaatttttactgtgccgcaatgtaagtcgaacaacgcgccacacagacgctaaacttacgcgcggctacgttacgcgtgcgtgatacgatgttgatatctaggtaggagttttcattctcttgtatttagatgcttagtggttcaacgtttaaaaatgttgtttgttgaattagaacacctactgccacgatttttcacgcacggtacctacctaccagttattaaaacgttcctaacttattaacaataaaaaccctactcttgccttaccttaattgttattccttcggatgaagtacctaggtaggtaccctagaacatgtcacgtcacgtaggtatgcaacatcgcgtttcctccgcggtaggtaggtatcacacgcactcacaaacacaacaccttgctctttaataaacatcaacaatcttccatacttttgcgcagtaaatggtctatgatctatcatcatagtcgacactactcatttacagaatgaaacaaacactcacaaacacgaaaaaaatatcctcgaaaaacatcacgcgattcgggtcaagcttagtattcgactgagcggaagcgcgcggcggcgttagcgcaaagcatcaaaggcgccgactaagggcgccgacgacgcaccggccgcggccgagtcgagctgacgactagagagagagagagaagtatgtttatggtgcaagtgacagagaaagaaatagtatctgttcgtatgcctactttattggcgagcgttgcccttgacccgtgcgccggctattcacctgcgcatagctgaagttgtagatacgttattattattattgatgacattgataaaatttaataattagtaatttttatttgtttattttaaatgtgcgttctatgcagcttaaaccacaatatgggactgaaaaaaatctaatttttttatgaatttggcgacaggaaacttcacttgatacctatcaactcaaagaaatacctagtatctgttcgtaatgcctactttattggcgcgcgttgcccttgatccgtgaggctattcacgtccgagtatccatcaagacagatcaaacaagccctaactcggaggtcttgcgtcccaggatcctttaattatgtcttagaaccttcttggcctatgtggtccagtggttgagcgatgggatgcggagggtccgggttcgtattccggtggggacatatcacaaaaatctgtttataaggcctttggttgggacgttacaggctgatcacctgattgtccgaaagtaaaatgatccgtgcttcggaaggtacgttaagtcgttgctcccgtctactaggtacttatgtaagcacgtagccgttacatgaatattgtacacagaacaggataggtttaattagttctttactgatgatttaacaatgagatttaaaaccacgaataacttagtacttagtacctcggtaccaacatgtaacaagaaaaataagatcactcctctcggacaatttttttctttgaacatgccgacattgcctacgcggcggagttgccgaactatcgataggtagattatcaattgttgaacttgaaaattgtctaaactatcgaaagtagtgatagtacatttagatcgatactagcgatagtaccgataggtcttgctttgtaataataatgggtattgatctaaaagatctatcgataggtacctactattggtttttttttaactaggtatcgatagaatatcgataggcaacactctggcggagtgtccgcccaattctagacgcgatctcgctcgatttttgtgtagcgaggttttgcgtaggtacttacatactaagttggtggatggttgacatagtaggtaactaattacctaatctgtggtggttgtgttagttggttgttagttattctaatgacaacaaagaatacaattatttactgtttcaactgttttaggtagataatggccccgattcctatgagtaaatgaatgaataacccggtcgaattaaaaaggtatctcgctggtatgcaaaccgtttgacgtgtgctgtcaacttaattctgtcggttgttttagatttctgcttaaaattgacgtgtattccataaattttatgcctgttgattatccgtccatttaagaataagaataaaataaatttataaatttacgatagacagagaaagaaataggatcggttcgtagtgcctactttgtaggccgcgccgccgccgcgccgccgccggcgtgcggcgcggggcgcgcggagcggggcgtgcggagcggggcgcgcggagcggggcgcgcggcgcgcggtgcgtgtggtcgttgacccgttcgagcagctgttgtctccattacatcgaaaattttcgataatttgtcattattgttttttttattgaaatttgggttctatgcagctaaaagcacaatatggaattgaaaataattaaaaacaaaactcaaaattttatgaattttgcgacggaaaattccactagatattaactcagaatcatggtctgaatcatccctctcagtattcgttacgatgtcactaacacccagtattttattacacaacatacaaatcaagttttacacacatggaccaaagatacagtacaatttggtggccttattgctaagcagcaagttccagtggcaagaaaacataACTTGCTTTGAAACTTGTTAAATGTAACGCTTCAACTATTTGATTATAGATGCCCAGCTATATTTATCATACAGGATAATAAGTTATGTAgtcatacctacataatatttatttacgcaAAAGCTAgacttaaaaaaatcatataCCGAAAATCACAATCATTCAACacacttgttgaaagtcaatttaacatttttgaatctacgtcatttcgcaaggtgttatgtctGAGAAGAAATTAcatgaaactgcaacagcaatacatcttttaaatcaatgtaagtatacattacaagttataataactagaggaatagATTTATTACCCCATTTAatgtagcatgattagaatgataGCAGGGCAGAGATATATACACCGCCTGGTGCGAAAGAGTCGAAAgatgtcatattattataaaatgtaggAGTTGCATAATTCAAAACAAATTCCTATTCCTCTAGGAATTGGAAcgatattaaaattcataagacGTGTACCAAAGGCCGTCCGTTTGAttattgtataaattaatatgaGCATCTTATGACTGTCGAGTTGATGTTCTttacagtgcttctattttcctAATGTCTCTCGCCTCGCCTTTCCGAATACAAGCGACTGCTAATTTActtcctttattattatttttatgattttggtttgtttttcttttttttttattaatgatttttgatctcggtttttttcttttttctgtgtattgatttccgtgtggtttctgtcctgtattgaatgtaatgtacctgtctgtctgtggtgtccggcagtaataaatgtttctttctttctttaattttcatgatttattttaaatcagaATTTGGATTCAGAACTATATCATAAATATATCATTACCTATGCTTTATACGCAAAATTATAATCTGTGACCGCATAGTACATCATATGATGGATAATTCATAGGATTTAGTGTAGAAGTGACTGAGGATTGTCTATTAGGTATCaagtaaataaatgtacaaCAAAGTCAGCTCTGTCAGTGTTTGGGCTAaacttgaaaacttttgaattaaTCTTGTAgactatattataattaagtaaattattaagtaggtatgtaagcaAAGATTATAATACACAGCAGGCTGGCAAAGAAAGACCTACAAGGACGAActataaccaaattagggatgtCCTTAGAGGTTTAGTACTATCTACTCTTAACCGGCATGCGTTTATGACATGATatgcctcagtggtccagtggttagagcgttaggctcacgatctggaggtccgggttcaattcccgatgcgGACAatgtcgatatcactttgtgattgtcctttgtttggtaaggacttttcaggcttgaatcacctgattgtccgaaaaagaaagatgattccgagcttcggaaggcacgttaagccgttggtcccggctattagccgtaaaaacatctctaccaacccgcattggagcagcgtggtggagatgttccataccccctccgtatgattgaggggaggcccagcagtgggacgtatataggcgtgaaggaagcaagagaagtacttATGAGCTAATCAAATTAAAATAGTATGAATACCTTTTCTCTGTTACTGTTGCATGATTGTATGATGAGACAGGCAGTCAGTCCTCTCTCTTCTTCCAGCTGCTCATAGAGAAAACTCTTGATGTTCTTCTTCCACTCGTCTCTTGGTAGGATATCATTGCTTATTATTGGACATCTGAAAATATTAGGgtattttataagattttttaggtgtcaaatatataataatatgtattcacAAAAAATCTGTGGatatgtaaatttaattaaccTATATTTAGGAAAGTCCATTATATTTATCCAATAAGACTGACTGGTTGAATAGCAACGATGATACCTACTAATATTGATAATATGACTATTCCTTATTAAATAGTCTATTGTTTTAATACATACTTAAGCCATGTCTCCTCTGGGCGGCATTATGTCGAGTGACATTATGTCATACATAGTAAATACAACCGCCTTATAGTGAAACCACATAAGCGCCTATTTGAAaattcacattctgatgtgattttcttcaataaaacaatgtttttttttaattggtaaaaattgagaccacaaattAATTGGATTGAAATTatcttgtctattgcgaggacTTGTTAACTAAAATCACCagcaaatgtgatttttcaaaaaagcttAGGTTTtcacttcttctcttctatcgtgtgggttgtgaggtggagtaccaacctcatcaaccctggcgtcagggttactattgagccgccaaaggcccctgacaaggctcatataacgactacttacttacttacatcagtaactagtaattgggaccaacagcttaacgtgccttccgaagcacggatcatcttaggttttcactataaagtgacgatatgtatgtgtgtgatatTGCGAGGATATATTAACCAAAATCACCtgcaaatgtgatttttcaaaatcatGTCAGCTCCACATGGTTTTCATTATAAGGTGacaattatgtatgtgtgtgaatCTGTTTTCAGGGTGTGTATGACTGTTTGTGTGTTTACAATGTTCTATTATGTGAATAAATGAATGTACAAACTTGAAATATACACCAGCGGCAGCAAAATTTCTAGGCAGGTCCATTTCCTGTTCCCTCTCTTTGGTGTCTGTGTTGGGTGCTGAGGTGGATGCCTGTGCTCTTTCGTTTTCTAGTTCTTTCTTAACCTGAGCCTGGGAACAAAACATAACAGCGTCACGCCTACATCCGCGAAGGGATTGACGGAAGTGTATAATATGCATAGATTTAAATCTGGAAACTGTTTTCTGATCCCAGGATTTTGGGATTTTACATtgacaatattatattataaaaaagttgCTGGTTAGTGGATGGTTGGTGGGTTGATGGTTGTTGttgaaagttgatggtagggctggcagaggaagaccgagaaggacttacgatgaccaaattggagatgtccttagaaaaggtttaatacgatctactctgaaccggcgtgcgtgtatgaagcgattgatgaatgtggaggaagtaagagaagtgtcaattacaaagtaaaaaaatcgtaatttcaaatggaattttatagtctttGCTTATCCCGGtcggaaatagacgtgagttatgaatgtatgtaaaaaatTTTACGAGAAAAACGGACACATGTTAAGAGAAAAAACAATAAAGTGGACCAATCTTATCACAAACTGGACCCCATGAAACAACGCCAAAAGGAAAAGAGGCCGACAGATGCAAAGATGGTCAGACGATCTGAAGGAAATAGCGGGCCCACTATGGCTAAGAGGAAGAAATAGAGATACATGGAAATCGCTAGAGGAGGCCTTTGTGTCGAAAGGACGCACTACACAGGGGACTGTTAGTACTTAAGTTATATTCAGTTATTTTATCATTGTAAACCTGTCTTATGTTTAGTTAAATAAAAGGCTTTGAAATTggaattgaaaagaaaattttaagGTTTACCTGTATGGCGGCAAGTGAAGTGTTGAACTTAGGGTTCTCTCTCTTCTGGTGGAGCCGAGCGAGTGCCGCTTCAGCGGCCACCTTACTCTCCTCAGTCGGCCCAGAGCGCTTTGACCCCATTGGTTGCTCCCTCTTTGAGGTTACCTggtggaaaattcataaaaagaaaTGTTAGTACATAGAttttatagtttattatgatatttttgaCTCACTATTAGGCACCTATACAACTTTATTAAAGTACGTAAAGAAGCTATTCCATGTCTTTCCTGGtcaaaataattgttatttttttaaggttCCAGGTTAGCCAAGAATCAAATTAGGATattataggtatgtattttaaataaaatgtaacaagACAGTGTATTATAGGTAAGAATGTGGATGATATATAGATTCTATTTAATAAcagttaagtaaataataataaaataaatatcttaccGAGGACTGACTGCTGATAGCGGACTCGCTCAGCTTGTGCCCAGGCCCAGCCATCTTGAATTTGGCATCCACCTTCTTCTTttgaaaaaactttttaattttatccgcCATGTTAAATCCTTGGAGTATGTTCCTTAGGCAGTTTAAGTTTAGATACACTTTCTTTCAATTGTTCAATTGTTGCTGAAGTTGCTACAAACACAAAGATAAATAAGAATGTCAGATAAATAAAACAAGACAGATATGTTATCTTGAATATTTTCAAGGTATGAGAGAGGTATGACTCATAAATCAATATTAGGTAGCAAGATTTGTTTACgaataaattacctacttaatctGTTTGGAGATAGAAATGCATATGTGTAATTACTAAAGCTATTAGGACatttaataagtttttaattagATTAAGTAAAAGTAATGACATTAAGACACTTAAAACACTGGTCATTAAAACTTATTACCTTTGAGAACATAGAATCAAGAGGCTAATGCCTACTATAACAGCTGGTTATGtagaaaatatatacctattatcAATAAACAGCTAAAAACGCGCACTAAATAAATATGAGAAGTATTTACAATATCAAGGGCATCGCGTTCGATGAAAGTAATACACAAAACTGACTCACCCGGCTTCATAAACCTCTCGCATATACGTTTTCCGTACACTCGCCACGAAATGAAAATCAATAACAGTGTAAAGAGAAGTATCAGGAAAAATGTCTTCAGCAGCAGTAATTGAAACTCATTGAAGTAAAATACCGCAGCCAAGTCCTCATAAAACGATAATTCACCAAAACTAATCAGGGATTTTGGAAAATTTTCGATGGGCAACGATGACACACAAGACTCAAAAAAGTCGCTTGCGAAGGCTAAAGTATCTTCGATCTGAAGATACAAAGCCTCGTAAAGGGTGGAATTGAAAACAGCGTTGTCGAATAAAGACATCACACGAGACAATTTCAGTTTTTAGTGGAAATAATTTGCAAAATAAAATCGGGAAACTGTAATGCACGACCATGATAAAGCCCAACCGAGTAATGTACATCCAAATATTCCGTGACCATATGTACACGGATTATCATCGCGTACATTCCGTGGCTGCGAATTAACACCTTGGACAAAAGCGAcacaaggtgataaagcccatcCAAATATTCCGTGTACACTTCCTCCTATTGGTCGATCTCGCTCGTCGCCTATTGGTTAATTGATCAATCTATTATTTGTGGTTGTGCTACGTTTACACGCAGTAGGAATGTACTCTATTAAGATATAGCGAGAGAAACGGTGTCAAACAGGCTTGTTGGTAACctcgtttgttttttattctatttttatacgtttaaataaatgtacgaaCAAACGAAGAGCCGTTAACTTTTATCACAGTATGTTAGTATATCctaataaacagtttataaaaaaaagtctggaggtttgaaagttgttttatcaaaatgttTGTCAGGACTTAAAGTTTGTGGACAGGAGCCATGCTTACCAGCTGTTCACGTttacaataatacataaactcagtccCGTGCACAATCCTTTGTGGGGTAATTAAATTAGAACCATTTGTTATAAGACAATTTTTGATACAAATCTTAAGTCAGATATGGTTGCCCAATCCGTAAGCCAGGAAAATACCCGAGAAGACAGGCAATTGAAGATATTctacatttttgtataaattgacCGGTAGATTAACAAGGATTGGTTATGTAGATAATGGATTGGTTAACAAACCATTCCCTCATACTAGACTCTTTTTGTCAGAAAGAACCCAAAATCATAATTGCCCAGTCCATATGACCCAAAGTCAGGAATAACACAATTTCGCTGGCAACTGAAaatattctataattatttttacaagactAATAAGGATTGGTTATGTGATAATAGATTGGTTAATAAACCATCACCCGACATGGGTTAAGTCTTGAAACCTggccatataatataatacaaaataaaatgaaagtccagtcatttcagtaggtaattaaatttacacatttgaaacagtttattttaatattttataattacttttataagagcatatttatatatttataccacagaccaagtagagatgctacgcaCTAGACGGTAatgttccatagtaaaaaaattgctctgtggaaactgctcttatagaacatgacagctctttttttaaattgaattatatgccttggaagttagtagctttggttggtagcaattttagcctttttcagcctaaatcgcctccccttttcaccctataaaatttatttattatcaattggaaggggaatttgaatatgatgagtagtgctatttattattttattttaggcaaTTATTTTGATGTTGTTTCACTTTCCATATTTATCTACAgatagaacacaaaaaaaataattccctcaacagaatggactaggtatgggtgtggcgttgtaggatgtttatttgtttctgtcgatttagagctgttgtgaggttattattatttttttactttgtgtTTCTTATTTCAGATGCACCCATTTACTCCATTCCTCGACGCCCTAGATAAAGAAAGCGGGTGATTGTcacgaaaaaaatctgacatcAATTTGTGCAAGAATGTACTCTGATTACATGAGATCCAAAAAAAcaatccattaaaaaataaaataataaatagcactactCATCATGTTCAAATTCCCCttccaattgaaaataaataaattttatagggtgaaaaggggaggcgatttaggctgaaaaaggctaaaattgctacaaagctactatttttttattttggttttccccgaagggtaaggcaaagggaactatgcccatacagccatgtcaaattgaaaaatagattaatgatgaaaggtgatgatgatgaaacctaagcccccaccctcgaagtagactcctactccgaaccccaaacgaattaactcaaaagtccgcataaactttcgagttatgaagcggcttcctgccacgaagcgaaaataggcagatacactttgtttattgaatactccgatataataacactcgcgaatgtcttccgactaacttaatgcgatcattaaccacaaaacaccatttcgtattaattatttagattattcaatgaagaaagcaactgtcccgttcccgtttcccgccaaaaagtcccaaagctactaacttccaaggcaaatcaattttaaaaaaagagctGTCATGTTCTATAAGTGCAATTTCAACAgaggttttttttaatggaaCATTTCCGCCTGATGCGTAGCATCctagcatctctacttggtctgtgcaTTTACCATAATCTACCTGAGGATTCTGTTCACACGTGTTCCTCTTCTAttccattttaatttagtttaaattgatat
This window harbors:
- the LOC126377557 gene encoding UBX domain-containing protein 6, encoding MADKIKKFFQKKKVDAKFKMAGPGHKLSESAISSQSSVTSKREQPMGSKRSGPTEESKVAAEAALARLHQKRENPKFNTSLAAIQAQVKKELENERAQASTSAPNTDTKEREQEMDLPRNFAAAGVYFKCPIISNDILPRDEWKKNIKSFLYEQLEEERGLTACLIIQSCNSNREKVDTCVETLCKYLENIVTYPEEEKYQKIRMSNRAFCERVQPIEGAMELLLAAGFTQQKIANAEGVDEDYLVFDAANVPSIESLTSLIEALRTAEPIQLELDRNLQVLLPSQAAAKMQLPPSFYALSPEEIKREQQLRIEAAERSQMLRTKAMREKDELREMRKYKFAIIRVRFPDGILLQGTFSVYERYNEIHEFVQENLEHSYLPFVLNTPTGHKLIPEEDGNKTLIDLRLVPATVLTFAWHSSVIEQINSSPNKDVFLKPEVMVLVQEV